The following coding sequences lie in one Gadus macrocephalus chromosome 1, ASM3116895v1 genomic window:
- the si:dkey-70p6.1 gene encoding uncharacterized protein si:dkey-70p6.1 — protein sequence MASMQDGLNFTAPPYGKVLLLGAIAAASAFLVTILIVVLCVGCQRKGKTHNVSGEGGKHRLMDMGILKQSKLRSISKSDTEMSKMNCNGKSRQLPQMTSGTGEDGEHTYSEVGQRSSAARADDALYAMVGRAGQTDTPAPPAVPANTPAPPDPDAEAVEVLPEPEGAVMTPPHPQEAAEYACVRKLRKAEKAPQKRDSGTDMGEAPAAPTRHAPPSHPAPPPPHPHSTKLPRRNVEAFHLPTFPKEAVFMGNGEQYIWKPPEEEDLIMLQNKSLAQLGPHTVENLQPSAAAVAEMYSKVCKTGKKKRAGPGSPPANPGFRTLGRGDRDRDRDGGFSVVVKPQTWAPQEGKAAGAGGGGHPDDHCYESIGTEEHDPAYENVEAGGGWKRERAPNTCATLRPRRKKSQQPLQQQQPPPPPPTQQTPKLQHLPAKALLLPGENLYESIGDLKQGSANSSTTTIFTFNDGMEMYVTGL from the exons ATGGCCTCCATGCAGGACGGGCTGAACTTCACGGCTCCTCCCTACGGCAAGGTCCTGCTGCTGGGTGCTATCGCTGCTGCCTCGGCCTTCCTGGTCACCATCCTCATCGTGGTGCTCTGCGTGGGCTGCCAGAG GAAGGGGAAGACACACAATGTTTCTGGAGAGGGTGGAAAGCACCGCCTCATGGACATG GGCATACTCAAGCAGTCCAAGTTGCGGTCCATCAGTAAGTCGGACACTGAGATGAGCAAGATGAACTGCAATGGGAAAA GCAGGCAGCTCCCTCAGATGACCTCGGGCACCGGGGAGGACGGCGAGCACACCTACTCCGAGGTGGGCCAGCGCTCCTCCGCCGCGCGCGCCGACGACGCTCTGTACGCCATGGTAGGCCGGGCGGGGCAGACGGACAccccggccccgcccgccgTGCCCGCCAACACGCCGGCGCCCCCCGACCCGGACGCAGAGGCGGTGGAGGTGCTGCCGGAGCCGGAGGGGGCGGTCATGACCCCGCCCCACCCCCAGGAGGCGGCGGAGTACGCCTGCGTCCGCAAGCTGAGGAAGGCGGAGAAGGCCCCGCAGAAGAGGGACAGCGGCACGGACATGGGCGAGGCCCCGGCCGCGCCCACCCGCCACGCCCCGCCCTCGCAccccgccccgccgccgccgcacccCCACAGCACCAAGCTGCCCCGCAGGAACGTGGAGGCCTTCCACCTGCCCACGTTCCCcaag GAGGCCGTGTTTATGGGTAACGGGGAACAGTACATCTGGAAGCCACCGGAGGAGGAAGACCTCATTATGCTCCAGAATAAAAGCCTGGCCCAGCTCGGCCCTCACACTGTAGAGAACCTGCAGCCGTCTGCCGCCGCG GTGGCGGAGATGTACTCTAAGGTTTGTAAAACGGGCAAGAAGAAGAGGGCGGGCCCCGGGTCCCCCCCGGCCAACCCGGGCTTCCGGACCCTCGGGCGCGgcgaccgggaccgggaccgggacgGCGGCTTCAGCGTGGTGGTGAAGCCCCAGACGTGGGCCCCGCAGGAGGGCaaggcggcgggggcgggcggCGGGGGGCACCCGGACGACCACTGCTACGAGTCCATCGGCACCGAGGAGCACGACCCGGCCTACGAGAACGTGGAGGCGGGCGGCGGCTGGAAGAGGGAGCGGGCCCCCAACACCTGCGCCACCCTGCGCCCCCGCCGCAAGAAGAGCCAGCAgccgctgcagcagcagcagcccccgccgcccccccccacccagcagaCGCCCAAGCTGCAGCACCTGCCCGCCAAGGCCCTGCTGCTGCCCGGGGAGAACCTGTACGAGAGCATCGGGGACCTGAAGCAGGGCTCCGCCaactccagcaccaccaccatcttcaCCTTCAACGACGGCATGGAGATGTACGTCACGGGGCTCTAA
- the LOC132460979 gene encoding voltage-gated purine nucleotide uniporter SLC17A9-like, with protein MADCREVENCNNTFDLHLKTKNNYTEPSQAGKHLWPRPLARKWTLMLLLGTSLLYCARMAMPVCAVSMAATFHWSKTEMGLVLGGFYWGYCLTQILGGHASDKVGGERILFFSTASWAVITAATPLLGHFQLHSVTAMTIGRFLMGLLQGVFYPSVSSLCSQRVVEEERPFLISLAGSGCYLGTLLVGGAGSLLLDWYGWEMVFYATGLLAGLWAVIVWQYLLKGQLLPKNLLSSKVSSRSFSRFRWLGFLKKRPVCAMVFAHMCHGGTSYTLLSWLPAFFKDSFPDATEWVYNLIPWLVAFLCSLCGGYLSEFLSNRGYCRTSARKINQSLAMGLSSVFILLLCSPISFPSTLLSISAVLGLSTFSSSGVSVNVQDLAPSYAGALYGFMNMCSAFMGVVLVSFSGYLIEMRSYALLFSLLTLLNITGLGCFLLLGDTKRVDLEDNLRLTVI; from the exons ATGGCGGACTGTCGCGAGGTAGAAAATTGTAATAACACGTTTGATCTACACCTGAAGACGAAAAATAATTATACTGAGCCTTCTCAAGCGGGCAAACATTTGTGGCCCAG ACCACTAGCTAGAAAATGGACTCTGATGCTGCTGCTTGGCACTTCGCTACTCTACTGTGCGAGGATGGCCATGCCCGTCTGTGCTGTCTCGATGGCGGCAACATTTCACTGGAGCAAGACAGAGATGGGCCTGGTTCTCGGAGGCTTCTACTGGGGCTACTGTTTAACACAGATCCTGGGGGGACACGCCAGTGACAA agttggaggagagaggatcttATTCTTCTCAACAGCCTCCTGGGCAGTGATCACAGCCGCTACGCCTCTACTTGGACATTTTCAACTTCACTCTGTGACTGCCATGACAATAGGAAGATTCCTTATGGGACTGTTACAGG GTGTCTTCTATCCCTCTGTGTCCAGCCTTTGCTCTCAGCGTGTTGTGGAAGAAGAAAGACCTTTCTTGATAAGCCTTGCCGGAAGTGGTTGCTATCTTGG AACATTGTTGGTTGGAGGGGCTGGTTCCCTTTTGCTAGACTGGTACGGCTGGGAGATGGTCTTCTATGCCACTGGTTTACTGGCTGGACTCTGGGCAGTCATCGTGTGGCAGTATCTTTTGAAAG GGCAGCTGCTTCCAAAAAATCTACTCTCAAGTAAGGTTTCATCTCGGAGCTTCTCCAGATTCCGTTGGCTGGGCTTTCTGAAGAAGAGACCTGTGTG TGCCATGGTGTTCGCTCACATGTGTCACGGCGGCACTTCTTACACGCTGCTCTCCTGGCTGCCCGCATTCTTCAAAGATAGCTTCCCAGATGCTACG GAATGGGTGTATAATCTAATCCCGTGGCTTGTTGCGTTCCTGTGTTCCTTGTGTGGAGGATACCTTTCAGAATTTCTCAGCAACAGAG GATATTGTCGGACATCTGCAAGGAAAATAAACCAG TCCCTAGCCATGGGCCTGTCGAGTGTGttcatcctcctcctgtgtAGTCCTATATCCTTCCCCTCCACCTTGCTGTCCATCTCTGCCGTCCTGGGCCTCAGCACCTTCAGCAGCAG CGGCGTGTCGGTCAACGTGCAGGACCTCGCCCCATCGTACGCCGGCGCTCTCTATG GTTTCATGAATATGTGCAGTGCCTTCATGG GTGTAGTGCTGGTTTCCTTCTCTGGCTACCTGATCGAGATGAGGTCCTACGCGTTGCTCTTCAGCCTCTTGACCCTTTTAAATATCACAGGCCTCGGATGTTTCCTCCTGCTGGGAGACACCAAACGGGTGGACCTGGAGGACAACCTCAGACTCACTGTCATCTGA
- the LOC132459447 gene encoding uridine-cytidine kinase-like 1 isoform X1, which translates to METECGKKMSSRSDSLSLCACVCVGLPPCATPPSGSGGEDSPDQRLPAAAVPRRKGAASQSKTEPPLPRTGTRTIYTAGRPPWYDQRGAQSKEAFVIGLCGGSASGKTTVANNIIEALDVPWVVLLSMDSFYKVLCEEDQALAASNDYNFDHPGAFDFELLVATLRKLKKGKSVKIPVYDFTTHNRHKDWKHVYGASVVIFEGIMSFADKDLLQLLDMKIFVDTDSDIRLVRRLRRDIAERGRDIEGVIKQYNKFVKPAFDQYIEPSMRLADIVVPRGGGNMVAIDLIVQHVHSQMEERELSVRAVLASAPQTDPLPRTLSVLESTPQVRGLHTIIRDKETSRDEFIFYSKRLMRLLIEHALTFLPSQPCTIQTPQGQAYEGRRYKGRGITGVSILRAGETMEPALRAVCKDVRIGKILIQTNLDSGEPELHYLRLPKDISEDHVILMDSTVSTGAAAMMAVRVMLDHEVCEERIMLVSLLMAELGVHSVAYAFPRVKIITTAVDKGLDRLLHVIPGIGDFGDRYFGTDRSDQWSEGGEPETPMSC; encoded by the exons ATGGAAACGGAGTGTGGGAAGAAGATGTCCTCCCGCTCGGACAG cctgtctctgtgtgcatgcgtgtgcgtgggccTGCCCCCATGTGCGACCCCCCCCAGCGGCAGCGGAGGCGAGGACTCCCCGGACCAGCGGCTGCCGGCGGCCGCCGTCCCGCGGAGGAAGGGCGCCGCGTCCCAGAGCAAGACGGAGCCGCCGCTGCCGCGCACCGGGACGCGCACCATCTACACCGCCGGCCGGCCGCCGTGGTACGACCAGCGCGGCGCGCAGTCAAAGGAGGCCTTTGTCATCG GCCTGTGTGGGGGCAGTGCTTCGGGGAAGACCACGGTGGCCAACAACATCATAGAGGCGCTGGACGTCCCCTGGGTGGTGCTGTTGTCCATGGATTCCTTCTACAAG GTTCTCTGTGAGGAGGATCAGGCCTTGGCAGCCAGCAACGACTACAACTTTGATCACCCGGGGGCCTTTGACTTTGAACTGCTGGTGGCCACACTGCGCAAGCTGAAGAAGGGCAAGAGCGTGAAGATTCCCGTCTATGACTTCACAACTCATAACAGACATAAAGACTGG AAACACGTGTATGGCGCCAGCGTCGTCATATTTGAAGGAATCATGTCCTTTGCAGATAAAGATCTTCTCCAG CTCCTGGACATGAAGATCTTCGTGGACACGGACTCGGACATCCGGCTGGTGCGCCGGCTGCGCAGGGACATCGCGGAGCGGGGCCGCGACATCGAGGGCGTCATCAAGCAGTACAACAAGTTTGTGAAGCCCGCCTTCGACCAGTACATCGAGCCCTCCATGAGGCTGGCCGATATCGTCGTGCCCAGAG GGGGTGGTAACATGGTGGCCATCGACCTCATAGTCCAACATGTCCACAGTCAAATGGAGGAG CGTGAGCTCAGTGTAAG ggcggtCCTGGCCTCCGCCCCTCAGACGGACCCCCTGCCCCGGACGCTCAGCGTGCTGGAGAGCACCCCGCAGGTGCGCGGCCTGCACACCATCATCAG GGATAAGGAGACCAGCCGCGATGAGTTCATCTTCTACTCCAAGAGGCTGATGCGCCTCCTCATCGAGCACGCACTCACCTTCCTGCCCTCTCAG CCGTGCACCATCCAGACCCCACAAGGCCAGGCGTACGAGGGCCGCCGGTACAAGGGCCGAGGG ATCACAGGTGTGTCCATCCTGCGGGCCGGGGAGACCATGGAGCCGGCCCTGAGAGCCGTGTGTAAGGACGTCCGCATCGGCAAGATCCTGATCCAGACCAATCTGGATTCGGGAGAGCCAGAG CTGCATTACCTGCGACTGCCCAAAGACATCAGTGAGGACCATGTCATCCTGATGGACAGCACGGTGTCGACGGGCGCGGCCGCCATGATGGCGGTGCGCgtgatgctg GACCACGAGGTGTGTGAGGAGCGGATCATGCTGGTGTCTCTGCTCATGGCGGAGCTGGGCGTGCACTCGGTGGCCTACGCCTTCCCCCGGGTCAAGATCATCACCACGGCCGTGGACAAGGGCCTGGACCGCCTGCTGCACGTCATCCCCGGGATAG GTGACTTCGGCGACCGCTACTTCGGCACGGACCGGTCGGACCAGTGGAGCGAGGGGGGGGAACCAGAAACGCCCATGTCCTGCTGA
- the nkain5 gene encoding sodium/potassium-transporting ATPase subunit beta-1-interacting protein 3, whose amino-acid sequence MECCSGRCTLVFLFTLQLVTAVERQVFDFLGFQWAPIMINFLQIIVVILGLFGTIQYRPRYVVLYLVWTLLWVGWNVLVSCLYLDLGGLSKDSDILSLGMSSQQSWWRDNGPGCEGRDLPSPAWQSQENPELVTVLSCWLEHQYIEVLHCIIQLVLSLLGFTYACYVANTLSHEDDSFDFMGEIHHPSKSPDLFF is encoded by the exons ATGGAGTGCTGTTCGGGACGATGCACGCTGGTCTTTCTCTTCACTCTGCAATTG GTCACTGCAGTGGAGAGGCAAGTGTTTGACTTCCTGGGCTTTCAGTGGGCACCGATTATGATCAACTTCTTACAGATAATCGTGGTTATCCTGGGTCTCTTTGGTACCATCCAGTATAGACCACGATACGTTGTTTTG TACCTGGTCTGGACGCTGTTGTGGGTTGGCTGGAATGTTCTAGTAAGCTGTCTTTACCTGGACTTGGGGGGGCTTTCAAAG GACAGCGACATACTGTCGCTGGGAATGTCCTCCCAGCAGTCCTGGTGGAGGGACAACGGGCCCGGGTGTGAGGGCAGGGACCTACCTTCCCCAGCATGGCAGAGCCAGGAAAACCCAGAGCTGGTTACCGTTCTGAGCTGCTGGCTGGAACACCAATATATAGAGGTTCTGCACTGCATCATACAGCTGGTTCTATCA ctcCTGGGATTTACATATGCCTGTTATGTGGCCAATACTTTGTCACATGAGGATGACAGCT TTGATTTCATGGGTGAAATTCATCACCCATCTAAATCCCCGGATTTGTTCTTCTAA
- the LOC132459447 gene encoding uridine-cytidine kinase-like 1 isoform X2 produces METECGKKMSSRSDSGSGGEDSPDQRLPAAAVPRRKGAASQSKTEPPLPRTGTRTIYTAGRPPWYDQRGAQSKEAFVIGLCGGSASGKTTVANNIIEALDVPWVVLLSMDSFYKVLCEEDQALAASNDYNFDHPGAFDFELLVATLRKLKKGKSVKIPVYDFTTHNRHKDWKHVYGASVVIFEGIMSFADKDLLQLLDMKIFVDTDSDIRLVRRLRRDIAERGRDIEGVIKQYNKFVKPAFDQYIEPSMRLADIVVPRGGGNMVAIDLIVQHVHSQMEERELSVRAVLASAPQTDPLPRTLSVLESTPQVRGLHTIIRDKETSRDEFIFYSKRLMRLLIEHALTFLPSQPCTIQTPQGQAYEGRRYKGRGITGVSILRAGETMEPALRAVCKDVRIGKILIQTNLDSGEPELHYLRLPKDISEDHVILMDSTVSTGAAAMMAVRVMLDHEVCEERIMLVSLLMAELGVHSVAYAFPRVKIITTAVDKGLDRLLHVIPGIGDFGDRYFGTDRSDQWSEGGEPETPMSC; encoded by the exons ATGGAAACGGAGTGTGGGAAGAAGATGTCCTCCCGCTCGGACAG CGGCAGCGGAGGCGAGGACTCCCCGGACCAGCGGCTGCCGGCGGCCGCCGTCCCGCGGAGGAAGGGCGCCGCGTCCCAGAGCAAGACGGAGCCGCCGCTGCCGCGCACCGGGACGCGCACCATCTACACCGCCGGCCGGCCGCCGTGGTACGACCAGCGCGGCGCGCAGTCAAAGGAGGCCTTTGTCATCG GCCTGTGTGGGGGCAGTGCTTCGGGGAAGACCACGGTGGCCAACAACATCATAGAGGCGCTGGACGTCCCCTGGGTGGTGCTGTTGTCCATGGATTCCTTCTACAAG GTTCTCTGTGAGGAGGATCAGGCCTTGGCAGCCAGCAACGACTACAACTTTGATCACCCGGGGGCCTTTGACTTTGAACTGCTGGTGGCCACACTGCGCAAGCTGAAGAAGGGCAAGAGCGTGAAGATTCCCGTCTATGACTTCACAACTCATAACAGACATAAAGACTGG AAACACGTGTATGGCGCCAGCGTCGTCATATTTGAAGGAATCATGTCCTTTGCAGATAAAGATCTTCTCCAG CTCCTGGACATGAAGATCTTCGTGGACACGGACTCGGACATCCGGCTGGTGCGCCGGCTGCGCAGGGACATCGCGGAGCGGGGCCGCGACATCGAGGGCGTCATCAAGCAGTACAACAAGTTTGTGAAGCCCGCCTTCGACCAGTACATCGAGCCCTCCATGAGGCTGGCCGATATCGTCGTGCCCAGAG GGGGTGGTAACATGGTGGCCATCGACCTCATAGTCCAACATGTCCACAGTCAAATGGAGGAG CGTGAGCTCAGTGTAAG ggcggtCCTGGCCTCCGCCCCTCAGACGGACCCCCTGCCCCGGACGCTCAGCGTGCTGGAGAGCACCCCGCAGGTGCGCGGCCTGCACACCATCATCAG GGATAAGGAGACCAGCCGCGATGAGTTCATCTTCTACTCCAAGAGGCTGATGCGCCTCCTCATCGAGCACGCACTCACCTTCCTGCCCTCTCAG CCGTGCACCATCCAGACCCCACAAGGCCAGGCGTACGAGGGCCGCCGGTACAAGGGCCGAGGG ATCACAGGTGTGTCCATCCTGCGGGCCGGGGAGACCATGGAGCCGGCCCTGAGAGCCGTGTGTAAGGACGTCCGCATCGGCAAGATCCTGATCCAGACCAATCTGGATTCGGGAGAGCCAGAG CTGCATTACCTGCGACTGCCCAAAGACATCAGTGAGGACCATGTCATCCTGATGGACAGCACGGTGTCGACGGGCGCGGCCGCCATGATGGCGGTGCGCgtgatgctg GACCACGAGGTGTGTGAGGAGCGGATCATGCTGGTGTCTCTGCTCATGGCGGAGCTGGGCGTGCACTCGGTGGCCTACGCCTTCCCCCGGGTCAAGATCATCACCACGGCCGTGGACAAGGGCCTGGACCGCCTGCTGCACGTCATCCCCGGGATAG GTGACTTCGGCGACCGCTACTTCGGCACGGACCGGTCGGACCAGTGGAGCGAGGGGGGGGAACCAGAAACGCCCATGTCCTGCTGA
- the ythdf1 gene encoding YTH domain-containing family protein 1, giving the protein MMSAASIDPQSSKGQDASKAFPVSVQNGSMHQKDTVHDNDFEPYLTGQSNQNNSYQSMTDPYLSSYYAPSIGFPYPLSEAPWSTGGDPPIPYLTPYAPLSNGDHHFMHDTVFGQPGGLGSSIYPHRFNFFPENPAFSAWGTSGSQGQQTQSSAYGGSYSYPPSSLGGTLVPDGQTGFHSDTLSKAPGMNSLEQGMLGLKIGGDVTGSGSGVKSVGSVIGGGGNVAAAVATGNGGTSIGMPPPKPTSWAAIASKPAKMQQLKTKTKPGMPMAGGILPPPPIKHTMEMDTWDNKGTVSKVPPPLPPHHQHQHQPQQLHSHAHLSHGLPPPPQQSVHSAPSLVQQMAMQGPHPPPPPQSYQNHNAVPPPQTRWVAPRNRNPGYGCGSLDNSGSSGGGGMGNGGGGVGGAPPRSGPGLDSHPVLEKLRAAHSYNPKDFEWNLKNGRVFIIKSYSEDDIHRSIKYSIWCSTEHGNKRLDSAFRAMNAKGPVYLLFSVNGSGHFCGVAEMRSPVDYGTSAGVWAQDKWKGKFDVDWLFVKDVPNSQLRHIRLENNDNKPVTNSRDTQEVPLEKAKQVLKIIATYKHTTSIFDDFSHYEKKQEEEESYEPPPMQSRPRLDQDRQNRSKQ; this is encoded by the exons ATGATGTCTGCCGCAAGCATTGACCCCCAG TCATCAAAAGGACAGGATGCTAGTAAAG CCTTTCCTGTGTCGGTACAAAATGGCTCAATGCATCAAAAGGATACAGTCCATGACAATGACTTTGAGCCCTATCTCACCGGCCAGTCAAATCAG AATAACAGCTATCAATCCATGACCGACCCGTACCTGTCCAGCTACTACGCCCCGTCTATTGGTTTCCCCTACCCTCTCAGTGAGGCGCCGTGGTCCACAGGAGGGGACCCCCCCATCCCCTACCTTACTCCCTATGCCCCCCTCAGCAACGGAGACCACCATTTCATGCATGACACTGTGTTTGGTCAGCCGGGGGGGTTAGGGAGCAGCATCTATCCACATAGGTTTAACTTTTTTCCAGAGAACCCTGCCTTTTCAGCCTGGGGCACCAGTGGGTCTCAGGGCCAGCAGACTCAGAGCTCAGCCTATGGGGGGAGCTACAGCTACCCACCCAGCTCCCTAGGGGGCACGCTAGTCCCCGATGGACAGACAGGCTTCCACAGTGACACGCTCAGTAAGGCTCCGGGCATGAATAGCCTGGAGCAGGGCATGCTGGGGTTAAAAATAGGAGGCGATGTGACAGGAAGTGGCTCTGGTGTAAAGAGCGTCGGCTCCGTGATTGGTGGCGGCGGAAAtgtagctgctgctgttgccacGGGCAACGGTGGCACATCAATTGGAATGCCCCCTCCCAAGCCCACATCGTGGGCTGCCATCGCCAGTAAGCCTGCCAAGATGCAGCAGCTCAAGACCAAGACTAAGCCTGGCATGCCCATGGCCGGTGGAATACTGCCTCCGCCGCCTATCAAACACACTATGGAAATGGATACGTGGGATAATAAGGGGACTGTTTCCAAAGTGCCCCCTCCTttgcccccccaccaccagcatcaGCACCAGCCGCAGCAGCTTCACTCCCACGCCCACCTTTCCCACggcctgcccccgcccccccagcagTCCGTCCACTCGGCCCCGTCCCTCGTGCAGCAGATGGCCATGCAgggtcctcaccccccccctcccccgcagtCGTACCAGAACCACAACGCGGTGCCGCCGCCCCAGACCCGCTGGGTGGCCCCGCGCAATCGGAACCCGGGCTACGGGTGCGGTAGTCTGGACAACAGCGGCTCCTCCGGCGGCGGGGGAATGGGTAACGGGGGCGGAGGGGTCGGGGGCGCGCCCCCCCGGTCGGGCCCCGGGCTGGACTCCCACCCCGTGCTGGAGAAGCTGCGAGCGGCCCACAGCTATAACCCCAAGGACTTTGAGTGGAACCTGAAGAACGGCCGCGTGTTCATCATCAAGAGCTACTCCGAGGACGACATCCACCGCTCCATCAAGTACTCCATCTGGTGCAGCACGGAGCACGGCAACAAACGGCTGGACTCGGCCTTCAGAGCTATGAACGCTAAGGGCCCCGTCTACCTGCTGTTCAGCGTCAACGGCAGCGGGCACTTCTGCGGCGTGGCGGAGATGCGCTCGCCGGTGGACTACGGCACCAGCGCCGGCGTGTGGGCGCAGGACAAGTGGAAGGGCAAGTTCGACGTGGACTGGCTGTTTGTGAAGGACGTGCCCAACAGCCAGCTGCGCCACATCCGCCTGGAGAACAACGACAACAAGCCGGTGACCAACTCGCGGGACACCCAGGAGGTGCCCCTCGAGAAGGCCAAGCAGGTGCTCAAGATCATCGCcacctacaaacacaccacCTCCATCTTCGACGACTTCTCCCACTACGagaagaagcaggaggaggaagag AGCTACGAGCCCCCTCCGATGCAGAGCCGCCCCCGGCTCGATCAG GATCGCCAGAATCGAAGTAAACAGTAG